A single region of the Theileria annulata chromosome 4, complete sequence, *** SEQUENCING IN PROGRESS *** genome encodes:
- a CDS encoding uncharacterized protein (Tap579b07.q1c.C.cand.122 - score = 24.09), translating into MDRSPPHSLNHKQLKQAPSENNNNLNKWPNKKVVKKKKKRKSNAPVELPNNFSFNPYGSNKLSKKSGKGKKMVTRDPRFSELSGKLNVDMFRRSYSFLEDMRKEEVKDIMQAIKINKKFGTDSLKGIESMKKISHLNISNIEEAKRALDRYKAENAHLEKKDELRKLKKSLVKEEMDKIALTGKKPYYFTDKKVKKIYKEINKKKIEESMKSTAINYGPNKAIHKKLESQSRRMVPKERKLNLVPSLRDV; encoded by the coding sequence atgGATAGGTCTCCCCCTCATTCTTTAAACCATAAACAACTGAAACAAGCTCCATCAGAAAACAATAATAACTTAAACAAATGGCCAAATAAAAAGGTTGtaaagaagaaaaagaaaagaAAGAGTAATGCTCCAGTTGAATTGCCAAATAACTTTTCTTTCAATCCTTACGGATCGAATAAACTTTCCAAGAAATCAGGAAAGGGTAAGAAAATGGTAACAAGAGATCCAAGATTCAGTGAACTGTCCGGAAAACTCAACGTGGATATGTTTAGAAGATCCTATAGCTTTTTGGAAGATATGAGAAAAGAAGAAGTTAAAGATATTATGCAGGCAATTAAAATCAACAAAAAATTTGGAACGGATAGCCTGAAAGGAATTGAATcaatgaagaaaatttcTCATCTTAATATATCTAACATAGAAGAAGCCAAAAGAGCACTTGATAGGTACAAAGCTGAGAATGCGCACCTTGAAAAGAAGGATGAATTGAGAAAGTTGAAGAAGTCATTGGTCAAAGAAGAGATGGATAAAATAGCTTTAACGGGAAAGAAACCCTATTATTTCACAGACAAGAAGGTTAAAAAGATTTATAAAGAGATTAATAAGAAGAAAATCGAAGAGTCTATGAAATCAACTGCAATCAACTATGGACCAAACAAAGCAATACACAAAAAATTGGAATCCCAGAGCAGAAGAATGGTTCCTAAGGAACGAAAATTGAATCTTGTCCCAAGTCTTAGGgatgtgtaa
- a CDS encoding uncharacterized protein (Tap579b07.q1c.C.cand.123 - score = 8.89), translating into MPTKSLVNRVLRWREFFRTNKYPPLGNEAAEGPKSKYTNFSLQHAMEKYNFLPTFLLKREFLLSMCSKNPELVKDAFFGDKYKYNLETDLPPPNTVQMNKEDLKQHK; encoded by the coding sequence atGCCAACAAAGAGTTTAGTAAATCGTGTATTGAGGTGGAGAGAGTTTTTCAGAACTAATAAATATCCTCCACTGGGAAATGAAGCTGCCGAAGGGCCAAAAAgtaaatatacaaatttttcATTACAACACGCCATGGAAAAGTATAATTTCCTGCCGACATTCTTATTAAAAAGGGAATTCCTCCTTTCTATGTGCTCAAAAAATCCTGAGCTGGTTAAAGATGCCTTTTTTGGAGATAAATACAAATACAATTTGGAGACCGACCTTCCTCCACCTAACACTGTACAAATGAATAAAGAAGATTTAAAACAACATAAATAA
- a CDS encoding uncharacterized protein (Tap579b07.q1c.cand.28 - score = 18.36) encodes MFPRLFGSLSNKFNPISHFNYELNYLSNYSNKGLFLNTIRKFSGDFNNNTQESELPDDDKHNSDPKWMTKSNKTNKQSKNSKDNRPLPFNFDSNTEDLTEEQVLQKQEIIKELTRKLSGPLADENGRVPVGDQRPIAIEVDGPSHFYSNTTKYTAYTKLKHRLLTRMGYKVLHVPFFEWRRLRGAREREEYMRAKLKEEPTEWLEPEDEEFYNKRIESLNKEQESALNAVNLTNN; translated from the coding sequence ATGTTTCCTAGATTATTTGGATCTctttcaaataaatttaatccTATTTCACATTTTAACTACGaacttaattatttaagtaattattctaataaaGGACTATTCCTTAATACCATAAGAAAGTTTTCTGGagattttaataacaataCTCAAGAATCCGAGTTGCCAGATGATGATAAGCACAACTCAGACCCAAAATGGATGACAAAATCTAACAAAACCAATAAACAATCAAAGAATTCCAAGGATAACCGTCCACTTCCTTTTAATTTTGACTCGAATACTGAGGATTTGACTGAAGAGCAGGTTCTTCAAAAACAGGAAATAATCAAGGAACTTACTCGAAAGCTAAGTGGCCCTTTAGCAGACGAGAACGGTAGAGTTCCCGTGGGAGACCAAAGGCCAATAGCCATAGAAGTTGATGGTCCATctcatttttattctaaTACTACAAAATATACTGCCTATACTAAGCTAAAACACAGATTATTAACCAGAATGGGTTATAAGGTTCTCCACGTCCCGTTTTTTGAGTGGCGTCGTCTTAGAGGTGCCAGGGAAAGGGAAGAGTACATGAGAGCTAAGCTGAAGGAAGAGCCCACAGAATGGTTGGAGCCTGAAGATGAggaattttataataaaaggATCGAATCCTTGAACAAGGAGCAGGAGTCGGCCTTAAATGCAGTCAACTTGACCAATAACTAA
- a CDS encoding uncharacterized protein (Tap579b07.q1c.C.cand.124 - score = 22.74), with protein MEPKNEFKSSNSKSSRNENFGGFYNLGSGSLERLETRVPDDVNDYLSQFSLKSYISQIKSVRSSNDFDLNKNKYDKNQLVKSSDTFNTKPLTKYERLQKLEKSLNGIQSNVELKRSTILEDIYQKINNLENKITDSECSSGKIMDLIGKKIERIEKTIEMVNTKHEEVLNEKADAIDNICEKFHNSLTQEQENWREGEKNILNSVKGQIESVKQVLSR; from the exons atggAGCCTAagaatgaatttaaatcttCAAATTCCAAGTCTAGTAGAAATGAAAACTTTGGTGGTTTTTATAATCTTGGAAGCGGTAGTTTAGAAAGGCTGGAAACCAGAGTTCCAGATGATGTGAATGATTACTTGAGccaattttcattaaaaa GTTATATATCGCAAATAAAATCTGTTAGAAGCTCAAACgattttgatttaaataaaaataaatatgataagAACCAATTAGTCAAATCTTCTGATACTTTTAATACCAAACCTTTGACgaaatat GAAAGGTTACAAAAACTAGAGAAGAGTTTAAATGGAATACAGTCCAATGTTGAATTGAAGAGAAGTACCATCTTGGAG GACATTTATcagaaaattaataatttggaaaataaaataactgATTCAGAGTGTTCCTCCGGTAAAATAATGGATCTAATTGGTAAAAAG ATCGAGAGGATTGAAAAGACCATTGAAATGGTAAATACAAAGCATGAAGAAGTTCTGAATGAAAAGGCGGATGCAATAGATAATATTTGTGAAAA GTTTCATAACTCATTAACACAAGAGCAAGAAAACTGGAGAGAAGGGGAAAAGAATATATTGAACTCTGTAAAGGGCCAGATAGAATCAGTGAAGCAAGTTTTATcaagataa
- a CDS encoding uncharacterized protein (Tap579b07.q1c.C.cand.125 - score = 9.44), whose protein sequence is MQRVKSDIMSNLKEYIEVELPKFKIKIESANENICKMEEKIINNTSDDLITLANFIKDEYEQL, encoded by the exons ATGCAAAGAGTTAAATCAGACATTATGTCAAACCTCAAGGAGTATATCGAAGTGGAGTTGCCGAAATTTAAGATAAAAATAGAGAGCGctaatgaaaatatttgtaaaatgGAAGAAAA aataataaacaatACATCTGATGACCTAATAACACTGGCAAACTTTATCAAAGATGAGTATGAACAGTTGTAA
- a CDS encoding signal recognition particle (SRP), 68-kDa subunit, putative (Tap579b07.q1c.C.cand.126 - score = 54.44) gives MDNPEVTPPNLSENLTPTNEVNGVSRLLKFPVLDYVNEVRFKRGIKLEEYGRFRKYCSRKLHQLRKQFKSVPNKSGKYIHEEFPEVLNDNRLVNLIFVYLIIRYLEIVTLRCERAWSYAMDLKSKCETSTLKNNRGRHYYMRKFGKAYRLSVLLEDYSKKFADNSTISASKLYHNFFEGVLRYEQGRYEEGYSCLTTYSSVIEQKIRTTAGLPQCEWYNSQLTQLNAIIKMCTFHMKVMGKVVSTPTLSHQTEDANAELIQVKTPEENHFVVHCKGVAVPLQSQLLPQKILYALNSIDKLSITDTILTSLCDSTDIPNVLREHISSKLTKEQLLNNYEEVTVLFNECVDDVCSELMFNTDGQDQLRKLEDTLHAMKSLLQVEKHVILEIFCLYGLCYNGEFIIPYSCLENRTPVPDSSEGIRYANMLKQQLTNLVDDPNFGTVFLVPKEIVRTVNALLLSIHCFRKEEFNEGMSLINWANSRSLMDISLPEKQKNRLLWRCLFSFKTLQSICNLVCKKFYQRLLVLFARKNLPKDAENEDNILDIFGIERDLVYCRPLLFDLAFIYYQPPELETGSRFKGKNSLINYASGVRNMLSSLWN, from the exons ATGGATAATCCAGAAGTTACTCCTCCAAATTTAAGTGAAAATTTAACTCCAACTAACGAGGTTAACGGAGTTTCTCGTCTTTTGAAATTTCCAG TTTTGGACTACGTTAATGAAGTACGATTTAAACGTGGTATAAAGCTTGAAGAATATGGCCGTTTTCGAAAATATTGCTCCAGAAAATTACACCAGTTAAGAAAACAGTTTAAGTCCGTACCTAACAAAAGTGGAAAATACATACACGAAGAATTCCCAGAAGTCTTGAATGATAATAGGTTAGTTAATTTgatatttgtatatttaattattaggTACCTGGAAATTGTCACCCTAAGGTGCGAAAGAGCATGGAGTTACGCCATGGATTTGAAATCTAAATGTGAAACTTCTACACTAAAA AATAACCGCGGAAGACACTATTATATGCGTAAATTCGGAAAAGCATACCGTCTCTCAGTGCTTCTTGAAGACTATAGTAAAAAATTCGCAGATAACAGCACTATTAGTGCATCTAAG TTGtatcataatttttttgaGGGCGTTTTGAGGTACGAACAAGGAAGGTACGAGGAGGGGTATTCATGTTTGACGACATACTCATCAGTAATTGAACAAAAGATAAGAACAACAGCTGGGTTGCCTCAATGTGAGTGGTATAACTCACAACTGACCCAGTTAAATGCAATCATTAAGATGTGCACATTCCACATGAAGGTCATGGGTAAAGTAGTGTCAACCCCAACCCTGAGCCATCAGACAGAAGATGCCAACGCAGAGCTAATACAAGTTAAAACTCCAGAAGAAAATCACTTTGTCGTACATTGTAAAGGAGTGGCGGTTCCATTACAGTCCCAGTTATTGCCCCAAAAAATTCTCTACGCTTTGAATTCAATCGATAAACTCTCCATAACGGACACAATCCTTACATCACTTTGCGACTCAACAGATATCCCAAATGTCTTAAGAGAACATATTTCCTCGAAATTAACAAAAGAACAACTGCTTAACAACTATGAAGAGGTTACAGTTCTGTTCAACGAATGTGTAGATGACGTTTGCTCTGAATTGATG TTTAATACCGACGGACAAGATCAGCTCCGTAAACTTGAAG ATACGTTGCACGCAATGAAGTCACTCCTCCAAGTGGAGAAGCATGTTATACTTGAAATCTTCTGTCTGTACGGTTTATGTTACAATGGTGAGTTTATTATACCATATTCATGTTTAGAGAACCGAACTCCAGTGCCCGATTCTAGCGAAGGAATCAGATATGCAAATATGTTGAAGCAGCAGTTAACAAATCTTGTTGATGACCCTAACTTTGGCACAGTGTTTCTGGTACCAAAAGAGATTGTGAGGACTGTAAACGCGCTCCTCCTGAGCATTCACTGCTTTAGGAAGGAGGAATTCAACGAAGGAATGTCGCTCATTAACTGGGCAAACTCTAGGTCACTAATGGATATTAGTCTTCCCGAAAAACAGAAGAATCGACTCCTGTGGAGGTGTTTGTTCAGTTTTAAAACCCTCCAG AGTATTTGTAACCTCGTTTGTAAGAAATTTTACCAAAGGTTACTGGTGCTTTTCGCCAGGAAAAATCTACCTAAGGACGCtgaaaatgaagataaCATTTTGGACATTTTCGGTATTGAAAGGGACCTCGTTTACTGTAGGCCATTGCTCTTTGACCTCGCATTCATATACTACCAGCCCCCAGAACTAGAAACTGGATCCAGATTTAAAGGTAAGAATAGTCTAATAAATTACGCCTCAGGAGTGAGGAATATGTTGTCATCTCTTTGGAACTGA
- a CDS encoding nascent polypeptide associated complex (NAC), alpha chain, putative (Tap579b07.q1c.cand.27 - score = 21.69;~SMART pfam:NAC (PF01849) at aa 55-114, E()=2.30e-17; pfam:UBA (PF00627) at aa 160-200, E()=4.60e-04), with translation MAKGRPKNRNSSSRPTEEDVVDDPSSEGESDLENGDVDDSRADNLHGTGKTKVGKNERKARKAMSKLGLKQYDGVSKIYIRKSKQIFFVINKPDVFKLPNSDIYVIFGEAKLEDVGANSQSEAAQRLSQLSLSTLNKDEPGLTLPSTFETEEVQESDFVPSSSDVELVVQQAGCSREKAVQSLVKHRGNIVESIMELTTM, from the coding sequence atgGCCAAAGGTAGACCGAAAAACAGGAACTCATCTTCTAGACCAACTGAGGAGGATGTAGTCGATGATCCTTCCTCTGAGGGAGAAAGCGATTTGGAAAACGGAGATGTCGACGACTCAAGAGCCGATAACTTACATGGAACAGGGAAGACCAAAGTTGGAAAAAATGAAAGGAAGGCAAGAAAAGCCATGAGCAAACTTGGATTAAAGCAGTATGACGGGGTATCCAAGATCTACATAAGGAAATCTAAACAGATCTTTTTCGTGATTAACAAGCCTGATGTATTTAAGCTACCCAACTCAGATATATACGTTATTTTTGGAGAAGCTAAGCTCGAGGATGTGGGAGCCAATTCCCAATCTGAAGCAGCACAACGTTTAAGTCAATTATCCCTTTCGACACTAAATAAGGACGAACCTGGACTAACACTTCCTTCTACTTTTGAAACTGAGGAAGTTCAGGAATCAGACTTTGTCCCCTCATCTTCAGATGTTGAGCTGGTTGTTCAACAGGCTGGATGCAGCAGGGAAAAGGCTGTTCAATCTCTCGTAAAGCACAGAGGTAACATTGTGGAAAGCATAATGGAGCTCACAACCATGTAG
- a CDS encoding uncharacterized protein (Tap579b07.q1c.cand.26 - score = 15.73), with protein MTNQRKKTNRKYQFDPLSYSSLYFFVSDSVRAHIKKERDKQFKETEWKRSARRELFNLLSEIQKNFIPPQTSNENDLRALSLNKQIAIKTEIKSTLESLQSLIDFGVYKLSKKDELYKENVNSILKEETEDRKRLEELRKVRKAKFLERISKESKLVLESRENQRLEAELERKRLNDEESKEESRFYFPSDRKLVDCGLIPPTSRFTTT; from the coding sequence ATGACAAATCAAAGGAAAAAAACTAATCGCAAATATCAATTTGATCCTCTTTCCTATTcatcattatattttttcgTTTCAGACAGCGTTAGAGCACATATAAAGAAAGAACGGGACAAGCAATTCAAAGAAACTGAGTGGAAACGTTCAGCAAGGCGTGAGCtcttcaatttattatcggaaatacaaaaaaattttataccaCCCCAAACTTCCAATGAAAATGACCTCAGAGCTTTATCTCTAAACAAACAAATAGCTATAAAAACTGAAATAAAATCTACACTAGAATCTCTCCAATCCCTGATCGATTTTGgtgtttataaattatctaaGAAGGATGAACTATATAAAGAGAATGTAAACTCGATTTTAAAGGAGGAAACAGAAGATAGAAAAAGGTTAGAGGAGCTCAGGAAAGTGCGAAAAGCAAAATTTTTGGAAAGAATTTCTAAGGAGTCAAAACTCGTTTTAGAATCCAGAGAAAACCAGAGATTGGAAGCTGAACTTGAAAGGAAAAGGTTAAACGATGAGGAATCTAAGGAAGAATCACGTTTTTACTTCCCTAGTGATAGGAAATTAGTTGATTGTGGATTAATTCCTCCAACATCTAGGTTCACAACAACTTAA
- a CDS encoding uncharacterized protein (Tap579b07.q1c.C.cand.127 - score = 32.19;~SMART pfam:DUF558 (PF04452) at aa 109-219, E()=8.10e-14), translating to MNLILFRYSDIVDSESTLTVDIIDKNTINHLLNVLKVHVGKLLRVGILNSTLDYGVVESITKWSIKLKLSENFKLYPPVIEKPVVDLVVGIPRPKSLDKLLQLSKESINKSLILGLQQGVCTLMPEVTMFISLGDYERACKQKDYAMKLIAHPDSEQTLGSLNLNTHVKGPILVAIGPEGGWLDHELAYYKKLGFVQFKLTDRILRTEVAAVAILSQMSLLLNDPTVRNGLEPAKR from the exons ATGAACTTGATTCTGTTTAGGTATTCAGATATCGTGGATTCCGAGTCCACATTAACGGTAGATATCATTGATAAAAACACAATTAACCATCTACTTAATGTTTTAAAGGTACATGTtggtaaattattaagagTAGGAATATTAAACTCAACTCTAGACTACGGAGTTGTCGAAAGTATCACCAAGTGGTCAATTAAGCTGAAATTGTCAGAAAACTTTAAACT aTATCCACCTGTGATAGAAAAGCCAGTAGTTGATTTGGTAGTTGGAATCCCGAGACCTAAATCACTCGATAAGCTACTCCAG CTTTCGAAAGAAAGCATAAATAAGTCACTTATCCTGGGACTCCAGCAAGGTGTGTGTACACTCATGCCTGAAGTGACCATGTTCATAAGCCTGGGAGACTATGAAAGAGCCTGTAAACAAAAAGATTATGCTATGAAGTTAATTGCCCATCCCGATTCGGAACAAACACTTGGATCTCTCAATTTAAACACTCATGTTAAAGGTCCAATCCTCGTTGCAATAGGTCCCGAGGGAGGATGGCTGGATCACGAATTGGCATATTATAAGAAGCTAGGATTCGTTCAGTTTAAACTAACTGACCGGATACTTAGAACCGAAGTTGCTGCAGTAGCAATTCTGTCCCAAATGTCCCTGTTGCTTAATGATCCGACCGTTAGAAACGGCCTTGAACCCGCCAAGAGATGA
- a CDS encoding uncharacterized protein (Tap579b07.q1c.cand.25 - score = 92.90) produces the protein MCSHLSKIIESLFYSSKLNSKITFCWKNSLYSNYINLEQIRFYSKSTDNNTQIVSDTELDDFCSLLNQDKQNWWSLYVRGEVPDYEPRRNMFHKLTSEGIDVESMEPYEIEDFTRWLLMRQNHGEKYPKIEEENPVKNKKMIRKIYTSFYKFNLKGLKSTRKFATESNVVKHEEFLKNFDTGLQKEDSGEGSNVVIESYNDNYKGSKERFHSFPLAENDMYSNKPVWMQLNEIENAYKLKFKYKSRVEAQKKISKANKSIETLGELESNPSRLVEIDSFRTINSEVKEETKTTEVSKSLETPFSTISDGTHLINDIDLGGDAYYEKVDLNNNPGSIRAPDSIKPQNILKEEKSLLTEIFGDGDDNYIDATKPSAIIESTTNLEAETWLNMDPNHILIQQDLLKSKNTTQVLSSIGDKLKQMNAVNVSTAIHRLAKYTNPYNRYMVVNHESFGKLIALVEDHILKFDPQGLTNIFWSMIKLKITPKWLDCLLEQININANSLNLSELSNCLFCLSKLTKANDSSLELRFKILSLVQDKIKQFKRPLDLTCVSTALARLNVRNPVIFGHISSQVISSLEEFKIQEICGIAWSYASLGFTDHLLFRKIREFIESKADPNNIGNIVHLAWALSKIKEADPDFFLYTVSPLVRSHLSSLNCRQMTTISWAYVNAGVEDQDLFNDIASTLIHHVDEMTTHDVASSVVAFSHIEVDKLLLKKIKSRAALMLNEFTPLQLSKIVAGFAGLADQHFYNQVAKVVDSKLHLMSPENIVEILLGFTNANVLPIQLFTKLLNTVSKSCKKMYAEDSLLLLDLLRTLQGSNISHQLSKSFSNLAQNLIEQIDQRVSRWKCFDVTQITTLFNCLKLGDGTVDVMGTIVKQLASCLNRVYKSVLPLERKREIFLNFLLSTNNLPTNSLNVLKTNFAKDPELIKSFNNMMTLAKVNPDDLTYIEVAVKMLHSCTVIGFSDHLTNSLFDEVMEFELESPIEDVELGSKLIWSLVESNLHVKWALEKIKYFSTNYVFEPNLKDLDSLVRLMWSCAAVSEDSLLLDLTRHLSIYENLFPSEVFLSQQTALHILKCMNNPNVIFSDVELLESGQPQLDKDNQDLGNSFGELEKKSMDILKEWLEYKREDLYVKSKKNKKLRTPEMDHDSFISECLIRVILAKYNIVQMKIPHKTLHVVENIYRVSISFPVENQLLDVVGFMDVLVPRGQIRSSTLLRQRQLQILGYGIHPLRLSSLYESNGEKAKNLIAETISSFNTLAKDHISFTKMAPSA, from the exons ATGTGCAGtcatttatcaaaaattaTAGAATCTCTGTTTTATTCATCAAAATTGAACAgtaaaattactttttGTTGGAAAAACAGTTTATATTCgaactatataaatttagaacAGATTAGATTCTACAGTAAATCCACAGATAATAACACACAAATTGTCTCAGATACTGAACTAGACGATTTTTGCAGCCTTTTGAATCAAGATAAACAGAATTGGTGGTCACTTTATGTAAGAGGAGAAGTGCCAGATTATGAACCGAGAAGGAATATGTTCCATAAATTGACATCAGAAGGAATCGATGTAGAATCTATGGAACCGTATGAAATAGAAGATTTCACACGTTGGCTATTAATGAGACAGAATCACGGAGAAAAATACCCAAA AATTGAGGAAGAAAATCCCGTTAAAAACAAGAAAATGATCAGGAAAATTTACACATcgttttataaatttaatttaaaaggTTTAAAATCGACAAGGAAGTTTGCAACAGAATCGAATGTAGTTAAACATGaggaatttttaaaaaactttGATACAGGTTTACAAAAGGAAGATTCAGGAGAAGGATCAAACGTTGTCATAGAGTCTTATAATGACAACTATAAAGGTTCGAAGGAGAGATTCCATAGTTTTCCACTGGCCGAAAATGATATGTACTCTAATAAGCCAGTATGGATGCAACTAAACGAAATTGAGAATGCATACAAGttaaaattcaaatataaGTCAAGAGTCGAAGCACAAAAGAAAATTTCAAAG GCAAATAAAAGTATTGAGACTTTAGGAGAGCTGGAATCAAATCCATCTCGTCTGGTAGAAATAGATAGTTTTAGGACAATCAATTCAGAAGTAAAGGAAGAAACCAAAACAACAGAGGTTTCTAAAAGTTTGGAAACACCATTTTCAACAATTAGTGATGGGACCCATTTGATTAATGATATTGATTTGGGAGGAGATGCATATTATGAAAAGGTTGACCTAAACAATAATCCTGGTTCTATCAGAGCACCAGATTCAATTAAACCTCAGAACATTTTAAAGGAAGAGAAGTCCCTCCTCACTGAAATCTTTGGAGATGGTGACGACAATTACATAGATGCGACGAAACCAAGTGCAATAATAGAATCTACGACGAACCTTGAGGCTGAAACATGGCTAAACATGGACCCTAACCATATTTTGATACAACAAGACCTGCTCAAATCGAAGAACACGACCCAAGTCCTATCGAGTATAGGAGATAAACTTAAACAGATGAATGCAGTTAATGTCTCAACTGCAATTCATCGCCTAGCAAAGTACACGAACCCATACAATAGATACATGGTGGTCAACCATGAATCTTTCGGGAAATTAATAGCATTGGTTGAAGATCACATTCTAAAATTTGATCCCCAAGGATTGactaatattttttggTCAATGATCAAGCTGAAGATAACACCCAAGTGGCTGGACTGTCTGTTGGAACAAATTAACATAAATGCgaatagtttaaatttgaGTGAGTTATCAAACTGCCTTTTTTGTCTATCTAAACTAACTAAAGCAAATGATTCAAGTCTGGAGCTTAGGTTTAAAATACTTAGCCTAGTGCaggataaaataaaacagTTCAAGAGACCACTGGACCTCACATGTGTATCTACAGCACTAGCACGCTTAAATGTTAGGAACCCAGTGATCTTCGGACACATTAGTAGTCAAGTGATCTCGAGCTTGGAAGAGTTCAAAATACAGGAGATTTGTGGAATAGCATGGTCTTACGCCTCACTTGGCTTCACAGATCACCTGCTATTCAGGAAAATCAGGGAATTCATAGAGTCAAAAGCAGACCCAAATAACATTGGGAACATAGTTCACTTGGCCTGGGCATTATCGAAAATAAAGGAAGCGGACCCTGATTTTTTTCTGTACACCGTTTCACCACTAGTTAGAAGTCACCTCTCAAGTTTAAATTGCAGACAAATGACAACGATATCATGGGCATACGTAAACGCTGGAGTTGAAGACCAGGATTTGTTCAACGACATAGCTTCAACTCTAATTCACCACGTGGACGAAATGACGACCCACGACGTGGCCTCTTCAGTAGTAGCGTTTTCTCACATCGAAGTCGACAAGTTGcttttgaaaaaaataaaatcgAGAGCTGCCTTAATGTTAAACGAGTTCACACCACTACAGCTTTCTAAGATTGTTGCTGGGTTTGCAGGTTTAGCTGATCAGCACTTTTATAACCAAGTGGCAAAGGTAGTCGACTCTAAACTCCACCTAATGTCGCCCGAAAACATAGTTGAAATACTATTAGGATTCACGAATGCAAATGTTCTTCCAATACAACTCTTTACAAAACTACTAAACACAGTGTCGAAGAGTTGCAAGAAAATGTACGCTGAGGATTCCCTGCTTCTCTTGGACCTCCTGCGCACACTCCAAGGCTCTAATATTAGTCACCAGCTGTCTAAATCCTTCAGCAATTTGGCTCAAAACCTAATAGAACAAATTGACCAGAGAGTTTCAAGGTGGAAATGCTTTGACGTAACTCAGATAACTACGCTTTTCAACTGTTTGAAGTTGGGGGATGGAACTGTGGACGTCATGGGGACCATAGTTAAGCAGCTTGCTTCTTGCCTTAATAGAGTTTACAAGTCCGTTTTACCCCTAGAAAGAAAAAGAGAAATATTCTTAAACTTCCTATTATCAACCAACAACCTTCCGACCAACTCACTGAATGTTCTGAAGACCAACTTTGCCAAAGATCCAGAGCTTATTAAGTCTTTCAACAACATGATGACTCTGGCCAAAGTTAACCCAGATGATTTGACTTATATTGAGGTGGCTGTAAAAATGCTCCACTCGTGTACTGTCATAGGGTTCTCAGATCATCTCACTAACTCTTTGTTTGATGAAGTTATGGAATTCGAGCTTGAGTCTCCAATTGAGGATGTTGAGTTGGGTTCCAAATTAATTTGGAGTCTAGTGGAGTCAAATTTACACGTGAAGTGGGCACTCgagaaaattaaatatttttcaacaaACTACGTTTTCGAACCAAATCTCAAGGATCTAGATTCTCTTGTTAGATTAATGTGGTCCTGCGCCGCTGTTTCAGAGGACTCTCTTCTGCTGGACTTAACAAGACACTTGAGTATATATGAAAACCTCTTTCCTTCAGAAGTTTTCCTTTCTCAACAAACTGCTCTACATATCCTCAAATGCATGAATAATCCCAATGTTATATTTAGTGATGTTGAGTTGTTGGAGTCAGGCCAACCTCAATTGGATAAGGACAACCAGGATTTGGGAAATTCGTTTGGAGAACTTGAAAAGAAAAGCATGGACATATTAAAGGAGTGGCTTGAGTACAAGAGGGAAGACCTTTACGTAAAGTCAAAAAAGAACAAAAAGTTGAGGACGCCGGAAATGGACCACGACTCTTTCATTTCAGAATGTCTAATTAGGGTAATTTTAgctaaatataatattgttcAGATGAAAATTCCACACAAAACTCTCCATGTTGTTGAGAACATATACAGAGTGAGCATTTCATTCCCTGTGGAGAATCAACTGCTTGATGTTGTTGGATTCATG gatGTTTTGGTTCCTAGGGGACAGATTAGATCTTCTACTCTGCTCAGACAGAGGCAGTTACAGATACTTGGATATGGTATACACCCTCTCAGACTTTCATCTCTTTATGAGTCTAATGGCGAAAAGGCAAAAAATCTTATCGCAGAGACTATTTCAAGCTTTAACACCTTGGCCAAGGACCATATTTCCTTTACTAAAATGGCCCCTTCGGCCTAA